A section of the Malania oleifera isolate guangnan ecotype guangnan chromosome 2, ASM2987363v1, whole genome shotgun sequence genome encodes:
- the LOC131147884 gene encoding indole-3-glycerol phosphate synthase, chloroplastic-like, whose amino-acid sequence MEGLMSLGTTPAAAAARASFQPGPTFCYVPKFSVGRRSMDERVRSSAGSIRAQQSESKDGSATLSPVVGSKEDDLKIKEWEVAQLQNEIAATQGIKIRRRPPTGPPLHYVGPFEFRLQNEGNTPRNILEEIVWNKDKEVSKLRERRPLSMLKKALEIAPPSRDFIGALRASYVRTGLPGLIAEVKKASPSRGVLREDFDPVEVAQAYEKGGAACLSVLTDEKYFQGSFENLEAIRSAGVKCPLLCKEFVVDAWQLFYARTKGADAILLIAAILPDLDIRYMTKICKMIGLTALVEVHNEREMDRVLGIDGIELIGINNRDLGTFEVDISNTKKLLEGQRGQMICKKDIIVVGESGLFTPADIAYVQEAGVKAVLVGESIVKQSDPAKGITGLFGKDISL is encoded by the exons ATGGAGGGTTTGATGTCACTGGGAACAAcgccagcagcagcagcagctagGGCTTCGTTTCAACCAGGCCCAACCTTCTGTTACGTACCTAAATTCTCAGTTGGAAGAAGATCAATGGATGAGCGCGTGCGTTCTTCTGCTGGCTCCATTCGAGCTCAACAG TCTGAGTCCAAAGACGGGTCAGCTACACTTTCCCCTGTTGTTGGTTCTAAAGAGGATGATCTTAAAATCAAGGAGTGGGAAGTCGCCCAGTTGCAAAATGAAATAGCTGCTACCCAGGGTATAAAAATTAGGAGAAGGCCACCAACAGGGCCCCCTTTGCATTATGTGGGACCTTTTGAGTTCCGGTTGCAGAATGAGGGCAACACTCCTCGAAATATTTTAGAGGAAATTGTATGGAACAAAGACAAGGAAGTTTCAAAG TTAAGAGAGCGACGCCCTCTCTCAATGCTGAAGAAGGCTCTTGAAATTGCTCCCCCGAGTAGAGATTTCATTGGAGCTCTTAGGGCATCATATGTGCGAACTGGATTGCCTGGTTTAATTGCTGAAGTGAAAAAAGCTTCTCCAAGTAGAGGAGTTCTAAGAGAGGATTTTGATCCA GTTGAAGTTGCCCAAGCTTATGAGAAAGGTGGGGCGGCGTGCCTCAGTGTTTTGACGGATGAGAAGTATTTTCAG GGAAGttttgaaaatctggaggcaatACGGAGTGCTGGAGTAAAG TGCCCTCTATTGTGCAAAGAATTTGTCGTAGATGCATGGCAACTCTTTTATGCCAGAACTAAAGGCGCAGATGCAATTCTCTTAATTGCTGCTATTTTACCTGATCTTGACATCCGCTATATGACTAAGATCTGCAAGATGATTGGGTTAACAGCACTTGTCGAG GTGCACAATGAGAGGGAGATGGATCGTGTTCTTGGGATTGATGGTATTGAACTAATTGGCATCAACAACCGTGACCTTG GAACATTTGAGGTTGATATTAGCAACACAAAAAAGCTTCTTGAAGGGCAACGTGGTCAAATGATCTGTAAAAAAGATATCATT GTTGTTGGGGAGTCTGGGCTGTTTACCCCTGCTGATATTGCTTATGTGCAAGAAGCCGGCGTTAAAGCA GTTTTGGTTGGGGAATCCATTGTAAAACAAAGCGATCCTGCGAAGGGGATAACTGGGCTTTTTGGTAAAGACATTTCTCTGTGA